In Gossypium arboreum isolate Shixiya-1 chromosome 5, ASM2569848v2, whole genome shotgun sequence, a single genomic region encodes these proteins:
- the LOC108470722 gene encoding zinc finger CCCH domain-containing protein 22, with the protein MADEEERVLENQLELQLKEQRESLSALDDALASDPFNPQILAVHEELVEVIKETEEGLLNLKRARLLREADSALNVSNQAAVEEVKAEALESDDVEVEPLEEDRSYQVGSKCRFRYSDGRWYDGQVVTLNGSGSAKISFLTPTSENMLICKFFLQQRCRFGANCRLSHGVDVPLSSLKKYAPTMWEPSMVGSSIWAVPDSKVGIWREAELESWNDELRTGKVVFRDDGSSAELGIEALTLSEYAQISDDEESELSSEESDSSDYEEESPKGLGFLESTALQKGIQTETTIFAKWENHTRGVASKMMANMGYREGMGLGASGQGMLNPISVKVLPPKLSLDHALETHENDEDKEKKGKKRSRGGKRKREKKFAEAARAAKEEEESRPDVFSLINNQLAMQSEAVNGGSTKKQQKKGSGEEKKVDRKALVAYDDEVKELKLRVVKLEEMVSRNRNEKAVYEAAMRKLIETRKALAEAEAVHASASNAVVSKEKEKKWLKF; encoded by the exons ATGGCAGACGAAGAAGAGAGAGTTCTAGAGAACCAGTTGGAGCTTCAATTGAAAGAGCAAAGAGAATCCCTCTCTGCCTTAGACGATGCTCTCGCTTCTGATCCTTTCAATCCCCAGATCCTCGCG GTTCACGAGGAGCTTGTTGAGGTAATCAAAGAGACAGAGGAGGGGCTTCTTAATCTTAAGCGCGCGCGTTTACTTCGAGAAGCTGATTCAGCGTTAAATGTTTCGAATCAAGCAGCGGTTGAGGAGGTTAAAGCGGAGGCTCTTGAATCAGATGATGTGGAAGTTGAACCATTGGAGGAAGATCGGAGTTATCAGGTCGGGTCGAAATGTCGATTCCGTTACAGTGACGGCCGGTGGTATGATGGTCAGGTTGTCACATTGAACGGTTCTGGTTCGGCGAAAATATCTTTCCTCACACCTACTTCAGAAAATATGTTG ATATGCAAGTTCTTTCTGCAACAAAGATGTCGATTTGGTGCTAATTGCCGCTTATCGCATG GAGTGGATGTCCCATTATCTTCGCTGAAGAAGTATGCTCCAACCATGTGGGAGCCATCGATGGTTGGGTCCAGTATTTGGGCAGTCCCTGATAGTAAAGTTGGCATCTGGAGGGAAGCTGAACTTGAATCATGGAATGATGAACTCAGAACGGGGAAGGTTGTTTTCCGGGATGATGGAAGCTCTGCAGAGCTTGGGATAGAAGCTTTGACATTATCTGAATATGCACAAATAAGTGATGATGAAGAAAGTGAACTAAGCTCTGAAGAATCTGATTCTAGTGACTACGAAGAGGAGAGCCCAAAGGGTTTAGGTTTTCTTGAAAGCACTGCTCTACAGAAAGGTATCCAGACAGAAACTACCATCTTTGCTAAGTGGGAAAATCATACCAGGGGTGTAGCTTCTAAGATGATGGCCAATATGGGTTACCGTGAAGGGATGGGTTTAGGTGCATCTGGCCAGGGGATGTTAAATCCGATCTCAGTTAAAGTCCTTCCTCCTAAGCTATCACTTGATCATGCTCTGGAGACTCATGAGAACGATGAGGATAAagagaaaaaagggaagaaaCGAAGCAGAGGTGGCAAGAGAAAGCGTGAGAAGAAATTCGCTGAAGCCGCTCGGGCTGCTAAAGAAGAAGAGGAATCAAGACCAGATGTTTTTAGCCTCATCAACAACCAACTTGCAATGCAAAGTGAGGCTGTAAATGGTGGATCAACAAAGAAACAACAAAAGAAAGGTTCAGGAGAGGAGAAGAAAGTTGATAGAAAGGCATTGGTTGCTTATGATGATGAAGTGAAGGAACTAAAGTTACGAGTTGTAAAGCTCGAGGAAATGGTAAGCAGAAACAGAAATGAGAAAGCTGTTTACGAGGCTGCCATGAGGAAATTAATCGAGACTCGTAAGGCTTTGGCGGAGGCTGAAGCAGTTCATGCCTCAGCATCAAATGCAGTCGTTagcaaagaaaaagagaaaaagtggCTAAAGTTTTGA